The DNA sequence TGGCACAGCAGTGGCCATGAGCGTTTTTGGCATCCAGGGCAGGTCAGCTGAGTCGGCAATGCCCTCCATCTGGGCTATTACTACAGGGACAGCTACTCCTCACTGCACATGTATGGACATTTGACAGCTGTGAATCacctggggttgtggcctgtgtGGACACATCTAGGTCAAGTCGGGGCATTAAACGTGTCCAACCAGCACTTAGGACTGGAAGTCTGCGGGAGTGGAGAAGAATCAAGGTTTTAATAGACACAAAGCCAGAATCTAGTCTGAGGAAAAATCTTCCAATCATCAGCCATGAAGAATTGTTAGCAAAGAATTCCATTCCATACTGGCATCAGTGAAACCAAGTTTATCCTGTTGGCAATATACTCAGTAATACAGCACATATATTACTTAAGcactgtggggtgtgtgtgtgtgtgtgtgtgtgtgtgtgtgtgtgtgtatacgtgcatgcatgctgagaatcaaacacCCAGGGTCTGTGTTGGCTAGCTGGGCAAGCATACCCAGCTCTCattgtttttgagataatgtCTTGTTATAGCTTGTTATATATTCAtacatctcaggctggcctccaggttTTAACCTTCCCACTTCGGTCTCCGAGTTTATCACCACATCTGGttcatccttttcctttttttatggaAATTATGCAAAATATAATTTATCAGAATTCCTATGTTTAGGGCTAGCAAgggttcagtgagtaaaggaaCTCACTGCCAAATCTGGACAGAGAAAACGATTCCCAGAAATTGTtctctgtgggggctggagagatggctcagaggttaagagcattgcctgctcttccaaaggtcctgagttcaattcccagcaaccacatggtggctcacaNNNNNNNNNNNNNNNNNNNNNNNNNNNNNNNNNNNNNNNNNNNNNNNNNNNNNNNNNNNNNNNNNNNNNNNNNNNNNNNNNNNNNNNNNNNNNNNNNNNNacagacagaatattgtatacataataaataaataaataaataaataaatttaaaaaaaaaaagaaggaagcaagacgggcatgccttactgagaaaaggtaccaagcccgtggcaaagcatagataagaaataagagttagcctgagctattggttgagcatttataattcatatcaAGACTCTGTGatgggggaagctttgttaaccaataatCTTTAAGAAGTAGAACCTAGTTAAACCGTGGCTACCTGGAACCCAGGAAGAAAAGCTGGGATAGACCAGGTGCTCgctctctctgggtgattcctGCGGGACACAGCAGGActtggacttcccattcttgtggcatgagtttccccttataataagtaaaaatatagctgtttatctttaagctggcctggttatttcccaaatcgagTTAATTTATACAACTCTGTGTGAGTTCTTTGAGAACTGGCAGCCGGAAAGAAAAGCCCTTCACCTGCCTGATGCCCATTTATCTCCTGGCCAACAGTGCTCTGAGAACGCGAAGATGTGCCCACCTCCTAGTGAAATTAAATCCTTactgacaaaaacaaagaccAGCCAGCACCTCCACAAAGTGCttgaagacacaaacaaaaagtgTGCAGGGAAGGTGACTCGGGCACCCAGAGAACTGAGGGTGGAGAGTTTGTGACAGTGACATCTAGTGGCAGAACAGGGCTAACTCAGCTTACCAAAGACCTGTCCAGCGCAGGATGTGGTGCCCACACAAGTCATTCCAGCACGCAGAAGACTGAGGAAGGGTTGCTCAGAGCTAGAATGGGCAACAGAGTGAGCTCAGGCCTGACTGGAAGATAGAACAAGACCCTACCCCCAAAAAATCAAACCACTCCTGTCTAGGACAGAGAGAACACTGATGGCTTTCTCCCTAAATTTTTCTGGAAGTGGTGCAAAATACTGTACTTTACTTCAATTCCGCTGTGAAGCTTGGtcattactttgtttttttttttaaataaatctttttttatatttattttttatttatttatttattatgtatacagtgttctgtctgtgtgtatgcctgcaggccagcagagggcaccaggccttattacagatggttgtgagccaccatgtggttgccaggaattgaactcaggacctttggaagagcaggcagtgctcttaaccactgagtcatctctccagccctggtcatTACTTTGTGTCCTTGAGTCTTAAAAGAGTGAAATAGGAAACCAGGCAGAGATGGAAGTACAAagtaaaaactggaaaaaataaataggacctcagctggacatggtggcttattataatcctagcatgtgggaggccgaaaagcaggagggtcaggagttcaaggtcagcctctgctatataacaaattcaagaccaacctagacTACACCATGAGACTTggtcaaaaaaaatttttaaacaaaaaaacatgcagccaggcagtggtggcacatgcctttaaccccagcacttggaaggcagagataggtgaatctctgtgagttcaagtccagcctggtctacagagcaaaatccaggacaaccagagctgttacacagggaagccctttctaaaaaaaaaccaaaataacaaaaaaagtaaaacaaaaacaaaagaaaacatatttgttcCCAGGGGTGGGGATAGGGGTGGGGTGTCCCTAGAGACCTGTTTGAATGCTGTTGGCACTTCTGTAGACATCTCTTAGAAGTTTAGCAAATCTTTGGCCTAATAGAGTGGAGGGTCTCCTTAAGACAGACTGGTCAGAACACAGCTCCACTGGTTGACTGTCCGATATGCTGGGCCATCCTCACTTCTAACTTGAACTTGCTGCTTAGGCTttggggtggtttgaataagaacatcccccatgggctcatatatttgaaagcttaatcacagcgggggggggggggactctctGAACGGGTTAGaaggattaggtgtggccttgctggagaaagtgtattactgggggtgggcttagaggtttctctctttgcctgtggatcaggatgcgGCCCTCAGCTACGGTTGCGGTGCCTGCCTGTATACCTCCACCATGAAGATAATAGACTAACCCTCTAAACTGTAGCAAGTgtctaattaaatgctttttgtttaatctaggagttgccatggtcatgtgtctctccacagcaacagagcagtgactaagacCGATGACTCCTCCGTCTCTCCCCTCGCCAGCTTTCCCCATCCCTAACCTCTGCTTTAGATCACATTTAAAGCTTCTGAAGTACTACTCTTTCTtccgtgtgtgtacatgtgtgtggagaccagaggctgcTGTCAGGCGTCTTCTGTGATCATCCCACCTTATCtttagagacagaatctctcagtGAACTGGAGCTTACCAAGtcggctagactggctagcccgcaaaccccagggatccactAGTCTCTGcgttcccagctctgggattatagacatgcaccaATAGCAGCTTAGTATGTGGttgttggggatctgaacccaggtccacaCGCTTACAGAGCAAGCATTTGCtgactgaaccgtctctccagcccgccACCCACTTTTTGTCTGACTCCATGTCATCACAGTTCTTTAACGCAACTGCTTTCTCCCGGCCACTTTATCTTCCCCGGATGGATACTGTGCGGGTACTGTTTTGCATCCGGCAGGTTTCATCCTACAAAAATctattgagccgggcggtggtggcgcacgcctttaatcccagcactcgggaggcagaggcaggtggatctctgtgagttcgaggccagcctggtctacaaagggagttccaggacaggctccaaagccacagagaaaccctgtctcgaaaaaccaaaaaaaaaaaaaaatctatcgaCCATCTCTGCACCAGCGTTTATGGAAAGTATAGGAGATTCAAGGCTGAAATATATCAGTGCTGCAAGGCCATCCTTCGGAGGACAGTCTACAGTTGTTATGTCTGCCTGTCCCTCAGGAAAGACAGGCAGGGCCACCAGGTCTCCGGGCACTGCAGTGATCTACAGCTCCCAGCTACCTTTTACTAAACCAGGTTCAAGTTCCTGCGTCACAGGCTCACCGGGTGACTCCCGTCACAAGCCAAACACAtactccccaccctaccccagaCTCTCCTTTGGGTCTTGCTTTGTGCATTTGAAACAAAAGGGACTTGGACCAACTTGATTTCCAAGACCCCCAAAACTTCTTGTTTTGGTCAGTTGGCCTCAATTTTGGCAACTCTATTAAGTAAGAAGGGATGATCCCGGCCTTCAGTAGGCTGCCGCAAGCCCCAACTGCCTACACTCTGGGGTTTTTCTCCCCTACCTCGGCCCGCCATCCTCCTGACCTCTCCCCTAAGCGCACGCGCACTGGCGCACGCCCGCACCCGCCGCAGGTTCCGGGCTTCCTGTTCCGCCTGGACTGAGGGACCGAGGCTGATGGCGGCGGCCGAGAAGTTGGCAGCGGAAGAGGCTGTGGAGACTGAGAATCCGGGAGCTCTGAAACCCGGAGCCGCCCCGTTCGGAAATTTCCCTCATTATTCTCGCTTCCACCCTCCCGAGCAAAGGCTCCGCCTTCTACCCCGGGAGCTTCTTCGACAGCTCTTCCCTCCCGAGGGTCCCGAGAGGAGGCCGATCCTAGGGCTCGACGTGGGGTGTAACTCCGGGGTGAGTGACACGGGAGGGATCGGAGCGCTGGGAGCCAAGCAGTTGTCGCCTCCAGGTCCCCTGTGATTCTGACCTGGGTGTGCCATCAGAACTTGCCCGAAGCGGGCTTTTAAAGTTTAGCGTTGACGGACACGTGCACTTCCCAGCTCTCCCGCTGCCCCTCCCGCCCCNNNNNNNNNNNNNNNNNNNNNNNNNNNNNNNNNNNNNNNNNNNNNNNNNNNNNNNNNNNNNNNNNNNNNNNNNNNNNNNNNNNNNNNNNNNNNNNNNNNNNNNNNNCCCACCCCCCGCCACCGAGTTAGGAATTTTGAGTAATCCCCAAATTCATTCCAAATTCCCGCCGGACCGTGGGGGAGGAGGACCGGCTTATCTGGATTTCCGGCGCTTGCCTCCTCTCCTGCTTTGCTGGCCTCCTGGCTGGGGAACCGGGGCCCACATCTGGGAACACTGGTTCCTAAAAGAAAAGAGCCAGGGAGACAGAATCATGTCTGAAATGTAAGGCTCCAGCTATCCAGTGCAGGCCAGACATGGAGCCAGGTACGTATTTACTTAAACTTGTGCTGACAGAGTGCAACAGTGAACACTAGAGAggatcaaggaagaaaacagatcctTCTGCCAGAGAAGGGAGGCCTTAACCATCCTGCCCACCGCAAAGTGTTCTAAGGTGTGTAATGATTATAGTCAAAACCACATGCAAAACAAGGAAATGCCAATCTCACCTCTTTGTAGCCACGGATGTCTTAATGGAGCAGGCAGTTTTACCCCACGACTGCAAATATTGCCAAAGTTAGGACCCGTGCCCATCACTCCAGAGTGTCAGAAGAGACTCGGGTGGCCCGGGTGTGATGCTAGCACTCAAAAGATAAGGGTGGGATCCCGGCCAGTGAGGCTGTTTccaaaaaccataaaaaagaaagaaagaaagaaagaaagaaagaaagaaagaaagaaagaaagaaagaaaggttgcTAGATGGTTGAAGACCGTGAGGGCTCAGCTGAGTAGCTTCGGATATAAGCAGATGGGGCTTTGTGTCCCTTGCCAGCTTCATtagaatgtggggaaaaaaacagaaaaagacttcCTAAAAGGAAGCCGGAAGCCACtgaagattgattgattgattgattgattgatttattatgcatacaatattctgtctgtgtgtatgtctgcaggccagaagagggcaccagaccccatttggttgtgagccaccatgtggttgctgggaattgaactcaggacctctggaagagcagacagtgctcttaaccactgagccatctctccagcccccactgaaGATTTTAAAGTTGAAAACATCCTACATAAAAACACAATAGAAGGGACACAGCAGTGATAGGCTAAAGCAGTTGTTCCCAAATacgatttatttttttattttacctaggGTCTCACTGTAGTAGCTACACTGCCCTGGATGCGTGTTGACCAAACACACAGGGTCAGactgaaggaaggaggcaggcttAGCAGCGCAGTGTGGGTTCTTGTGCCTTCAGGTATGACTCTGAGCTGCGTTAGCATGACTTCTTTGATGTTTATATGAAGTGCAGGCTCTTGGCCTTTCCCGTGTCTGCTAAGTCAGCATCTATGTTTTAAGATGACTCCATAGATGACCTAGGTACCATTTAAAAAGGTAGGAAGGCCAGAGGAAGCACCTTCAGAGCACTTGCTAGAGGTACAGCAAGTACCAGGTGcttgccactcttccagaggacccaatgttCTCCTCCAGCTTCTCCGGGCACTTGCACACATGGCATATGTAAGCGCCAagacacatgcgtacacacacataaataaaggtaaaattttaaaagtcaggaaAGTCTAGGGTGGAAAAAGGAACTCAGTGTAGCTTAAGTCTTCCTCAagccataatttttaaaatgcagatttttttgttaattattctATACCCTCATAATAGTATACAAACATGTCTATACTTTATGATTATAAGGCAACCTTTATGGCCACTgtcagagtaaataaataaataaataaataaataaataaataaagcgtTATCTACCCCAGAGGTTCTTTATGTGCCGTTTCCTATTTATAAAAGCCCTTCTTCACCCACAGGGAACAACTAGCctattatttgcttttgtttctatcttACTCCTTTCCTGTCCGTAAGTAatatagtttagttttcccactttgggattttttttttaaaggaagcctGCATGTCTGCTCTGTCGGTAcatgtctgtaatgccagcacttgagagactggaGCAAGAGAGCCACAGTTGgagaccagcctcatctacatagtgagacttgtttgaaaaaaaacaaggaaaacttgCCATGTATTTTCATTGTGGCTTGACTTTCTAGTCAACAACACTGAATTGAAAATTCAGTCAGTAGTCGAGGTGAAAATACTCTATTTTGGTGTATTAAGCCAAGATCCTCAACTTTACAATGTtactaatattctttctttttcccctctttggttttttgagacagggtttctctgtgtagtcctggctgtcctggaactagctttgtagaccaggctggcccaaactcagggatccgcctgcctctgcctcctgggtgctgggactaaaggagtacaccaccaccaGCTATTATTCCATCTTAATGATGTTCTTCTTACTGGCCTCGTTAGTAGACATCTGAGTGGTTTCCGCTTGCATGTTCTTCACCTGCATGAAAAGACTAGGGAACACCTTGGAGAAACTATATAAAACAAGATGTTTGGATTAGTTACAGTGCCTCCATAACTATAATAGTTTCAGAGGAATGAGCTGGTGTCTCGTTTGAGTCAGAAGTCTGCTAAGATGGTAAGAATCATGTCATGAGACACAGCTAGAAACATTCACGATGACTTGAGGTGGTGAAAGCTCGGGCAGTAGGAACGAAGGCTGGATTGCTAGAATCCGGACCTTGCCAGCTACATCTAAGAAAAAGGTTTTCACAAGATCATGCTTACTGTAGTCCCCACCTTCCAGAGAGAAGGGACCCCACTCACACTTCTGAATCCCTTGCCTTTGGATATGAGacacccagaaaaagaaaatgcatctgCCACGGGCTCTTTGCTACCTTTGTCATGTCATTTGGGCTTCACTTCCAACTACACAAGTGTCAGGATATAGGTGGCCAGGCATGGTGCACACAGGTAATTCAGTACTTAGGAGGAgcaggagtttgagaccatcctcagctacataatgagtttgaggtcagcatgaaCCACTTAAGAgtgactcaaaaaaaaataatagaatgtaGGATCTAGGGCAGGTGCATTACAGCCGTCAGCCTCTGGAGGGCGCTGAGAGTCTGCGCATGAAAACCCGTAGCCTCTTTAGATTATTACGTTAAGAGCCTCATGTTGGTACAGTAAGCTAAGTGGCAGTCTCAAAGGATGAGAGATATCTTTTCCGCTCAGTGTTTGAGAGCTGCAATGACAAGACTCTTTTGGATTCCTCTAGGACCTGAGTGTGGCTCTGTGCAAACATTTCCTTTCCCTGCGTGATGGGGAGCCCTGCTCAGGTGCCTCCAGAGACCTCCGCCTCCTCTGCTGTGATATAGATCCAGTCCTTGTGGAGCGAGCCGAAAAAGCATGCCCTTTTCCCGATGCTCTGACCTTTATCACCCTGGACATCATGGATCAAAGGAACAGGAAGGTTCCCTTGACTTCTTTCTTAAGCCAGTTTGGACGTTCTGTTTTTGACATTGTCTTCTGCATGTCAGTAACCATGTGGATTCATCTGAACCACGGGGACCGTGGTCTGTGGGAGTTCCTggcccatctctcctctctctgtcactACCTCCTTGTGGAGCCACAGCCCTGGAAGTGTTACCGGGCCGCTGCTAGGCGCCTCCGAAAGCTGGGACTCCATAACTTTGATCACTTCAGCTCTCTCACCATCCGAGGCGATATGGCCAGTCAGATCGTGCGGATCTTGACGCAGGACCATGCAATGGAATTAGTGCGTTGCTTTGGCAACACCAGCTGGGACCGAAGCCTTCTGCTCTTCAGAGCAAAGCACACTGTGGAGACTCATCAACCCTGAACCGCTgacaaaagagacagaaaggaagaaatgggaattCTGAATAGGAGGGCAAACAGGAAGAGCACCAGGGACACAATGTAACGCTTTCATACTGAGAATCGCCTTCACATCCTGGAGCAATCGAGCTCCAGACCTGGCAGGAACTTTTGGCAAAGTGTCTGAAGCAAACAACTGAAAGAATTAGTGTCTGTGTTCCCGATGTTTGGATAGCCCCTGAGGGGAATGAATTCAGAGAGCAGTGAGCTAGACGTCTGGATGGAGATTGTCCTGGGGAGTGAAACTGCCTTTGAAAGCTGTCTTGTTTGCTGGGGACCAAAGTTAGGGTCTTGTGTGTGCTAGTCACATAGTCTACCCCCAAGCTACACCCCCAGCTCTGTGGGGTGTTTATAAAAGTCAGACTGGGTTAGTAGACTGTGtcttctatttacttatttttactttatgtgcattggcattttgcctacatgtatgtctgtgtgagagtgtcaggtctgtgagtgctgggaattgaatgtgggtcctctggaagagcagtcagtgctcttcactgttgagccatctccaggGCTGCACACTGCCACTTCTTTGAACTCCTTAAATCCAACCTGGATCTTCAGCCTTTTCTGGACTTCCTTGGCTGCCTTGAAACAGAGCCTCGTGATGAAATCTGCAGCGAGAGGCCCTGGACTGGCTACAGGGAGTGGCCAGGAGGGAAAGCATTTCATCTTTCTAGAGGAGGCCAAGCCTCACGCAGTAGTTATGCACTAAAAGAcacacaacattttaaaaaatacttagaaGCTGGGTAGAGTGGCAGATGCTAGCTATCACTTGACAGCcaggggcaggaggaccaggagttcaaggacagctttaaggccagcctggcctatatgagtccctcctgtcttcaaaaaaacaaagccagtGTAATGACAGCAGATGTTTAGGGCTTAGGGTAAAGCTTAACTGTAGACTGTTTACTCAGTACCTATAAGGTTTGATCCCTAGCCTTCTCATCCcccacaaaaaacaacaaaaagaatttaattatGAACCCTAAGACAGGTAGTGATTTGTGATTTGGTTCTACAATACAGCTCAGCaatcttgctttctcttcctcttcctttgctgTCTCTCTTTAGTTTTCAGGACCAGATCGAACATGGGACCTTGAATCCACTGGCAAGACTCTGCCACTGAGTCCATCCCAGcctggtttgattttgttttaatttttgttttgttttttgaccaaAGGCATCTCTAGGTAGTCTTGGTTGTCTTGGAGATTGTTATAttgaccagtctggtcttgaaccaccacctggcaacaacgtaaacctttaatcccagcacttggaaggcagaggcaggcagatctctgtgagttcgaggccagcctggtctacaagagctaattccaggacaggctccaaagctccagagaaaccctgtctggaaacaacaacaaaaggcttaCATTGTCATGCCCGGCCTTGTATTTCTTTATTGCAGCAAAATTTATGTGACAATATTTGTCATGATagccattttaatttatttatggtatgtgtattttgtttggtctgcatgtatgtctgtgcaccatgtgcatgcagtgcccaaaaCCACCAGAAGAGGGAAgcggatgccctggaactggagctggcCTTTTTTTTTTNNNNNNNNNNNNNNNNNNNNNNN is a window from the Microtus ochrogaster isolate Prairie Vole_2 chromosome 15, MicOch1.0, whole genome shotgun sequence genome containing:
- the Bcdin3d gene encoding pre-miRNA 5'-monophosphate methyltransferase; its protein translation is MAAAEKLAAEEAVETENPGALKPGAAPFGNFPHYSRFHPPEQRLRLLPRELLRQLFPPEGPERRPILGLDVGCNSGDLSVALCKHFLSLRDGEPCSGASRDLRLLCCDIDPVLVERAEKACPFPDALTFITLDIMDQRNRKVPLTSFLSQFGRSVFDIVFCMSVTMWIHLNHGDRGLWEFLAHLSSLCHYLLVEPQPWKCYRAAARRLRKLGLHNFDHFSSLTIRGDMASQIVRILTQDHAMELVRCFGNTSWDRSLLLFRAKHTVETHQP